The proteins below are encoded in one region of Longimicrobiaceae bacterium:
- a CDS encoding NAD(P)H-hydrate dehydratase: MSDADRERPFAAGGVPVLTADEMRAWDRRAIQERGIPERVLMEAAGRAAAEVVARLHPEGRVVAAVGGGNNGGDALVLLRTLAARGREVAAVQAASGLPDRALLHDWELEVVPASEAAAAFRGAEVVVDGILGTGAKGAPRASAAEVIEAINASGRPVVALDGPSGVDMTTGRAEGAAVRAAVTVTFATPKRGLLLFPGRELAGRVVVVEVGFPPLAPGAAHARAVTEAWVRARLPRVPANAHKGTLGTVCAVAGRSGVGGAAVMVAMGALRAGAGMVRVVSHADNRVVLQQAVPEALFTDRASGEVEDALGIADSIVAGPGMGTGEADLDLLLRVARSGDAPLLLDADAVTLLAREPDLRDEIRAPLLLTPHPGEASRLLACGIPEITSDPFAAAAEIAARFRCTVLLKGAPSLVAAPGEPTLVSVAGHSGIATGGMGDTLSGVAGALLGMGCSPREAGAIGLFLSGRAAEIAGRGRSLLPRDVDAALPNAYAALAADERSELPAALFDLRAAY, from the coding sequence GTGTCCGATGCGGACCGCGAGCGCCCCTTCGCCGCGGGCGGCGTCCCCGTGCTCACCGCCGACGAGATGCGCGCCTGGGACCGCCGCGCCATCCAGGAGCGGGGGATTCCCGAGCGCGTGCTGATGGAGGCCGCCGGCCGCGCCGCCGCGGAGGTCGTCGCCCGGCTCCACCCCGAGGGGCGCGTGGTGGCCGCCGTGGGCGGCGGCAACAACGGAGGGGACGCGCTGGTGCTCCTGCGGACCCTCGCCGCGCGGGGGCGGGAGGTCGCTGCCGTGCAGGCGGCGAGCGGGCTCCCCGACCGGGCCCTGCTCCACGACTGGGAGCTGGAGGTCGTCCCCGCCTCCGAGGCCGCGGCCGCGTTCCGCGGCGCCGAAGTCGTGGTCGACGGAATCCTCGGCACGGGGGCGAAGGGCGCTCCGCGCGCGTCGGCGGCCGAGGTGATCGAGGCGATCAACGCCTCGGGCCGCCCCGTGGTCGCGCTCGACGGACCGTCCGGGGTGGACATGACCACCGGCCGGGCGGAGGGGGCCGCCGTCCGCGCCGCGGTCACGGTGACCTTCGCCACGCCCAAGCGCGGGCTGCTGCTCTTTCCCGGCCGGGAGCTGGCAGGCCGCGTCGTCGTGGTGGAGGTCGGGTTCCCACCCCTCGCGCCGGGTGCCGCCCACGCGCGGGCCGTCACGGAAGCGTGGGTACGCGCCCGCCTCCCCCGCGTCCCCGCGAACGCGCACAAGGGAACGTTGGGCACGGTGTGCGCCGTCGCCGGGCGGAGCGGGGTGGGGGGCGCAGCCGTGATGGTGGCGATGGGCGCGCTGCGGGCGGGGGCGGGGATGGTGCGCGTCGTCTCCCATGCCGACAACCGCGTGGTCCTGCAGCAGGCGGTGCCCGAGGCGCTGTTCACCGACCGTGCCTCCGGCGAGGTGGAGGACGCGCTGGGGATTGCCGACTCGATCGTGGCGGGGCCGGGGATGGGGACGGGAGAAGCCGACCTCGACCTCCTCCTCCGTGTCGCCCGAAGCGGCGACGCCCCGCTCCTCCTGGATGCGGACGCCGTGACGCTCCTCGCCCGCGAACCGGACCTGCGCGACGAGATCCGCGCTCCGCTCCTCCTTACCCCCCACCCCGGCGAAGCCTCGCGCCTGCTGGCGTGCGGGATCCCGGAGATCACCTCTGATCCGTTCGCCGCGGCGGCGGAAATCGCCGCGCGATTCCGCTGCACCGTGCTCCTGAAGGGCGCGCCGTCGCTGGTCGCCGCCCCCGGCGAGCCGACGCTGGTGAGCGTCGCGGGCCACTCCGGGATCGCCACCGGCGGGATGGGCGACACCCTCTCCGGCGTCGCGGGGGCGCTGCTGGGGATGGGATGCTCCCCCCGTGAGGCCGGGGCGATCGGCCTCTTCCTCTCCGGGCGCGCCGCGGAGATCGCCGGGCGGGGGCGCTCGCTCCTCCCGCGCGACGTGGACGCCGCGCTTCCGAATGCCTACGCCGCGCTGGCCGCCGACGAGCGC
- a CDS encoding Minf_1886 family protein, with amino-acid sequence MSELVLADVVIDHLRKRYPCYHETAYLFILSGLHYTIERLGETRHITGRELTEGCRDLAIERYGPMARSVLEFWGIRSTRDLGSLVFALVECGVLVKQETDDLDDFDGVYDFSHAFERDYPWAAPRELRG; translated from the coding sequence ATGAGCGAGCTGGTGCTCGCCGACGTGGTCATCGACCACCTGCGGAAGCGGTACCCGTGCTACCACGAGACGGCCTACCTCTTCATCCTCTCCGGGCTCCACTACACCATCGAGCGCCTCGGCGAAACCCGCCACATCACCGGGCGGGAGCTGACCGAGGGGTGCCGCGACCTGGCGATCGAGCGGTACGGCCCCATGGCCCGCTCCGTCCTGGAGTTCTGGGGGATCCGCTCCACGCGCGACCTGGGCTCCCTCGTCTTCGCGCTGGTGGAGTGCGGCGTACTGGTCAAGCAGGAGACGGACGACCTGGACGACTTCGACGGGGTGTACGACTTCAGCCACGCCTTCGAGCGCGACTATCCCTGGGCGGCTCCCCGGGAGCTGCGCGGCTGA
- a CDS encoding YigZ family protein, whose amino-acid sequence MSAESFVTLAGPGEADTRVRASTFHALAVPVETEEEARAVVAGRAKEMFDAAHHCSAWRLRDGTGRANDAGEPSGSAGAPILAMIDGAGVTDCCVVVTRYFGGTKLGVGGLVRAYGEAAALALEAAPRRAGMRAVRLRVRYPYEHTAAVMRMLERVGADEVEHGYAEGGSLGEVEFAVGAGAEEAVAELLREETAGSVAPERTGETVLYRNEIR is encoded by the coding sequence GTGAGCGCCGAATCGTTCGTCACACTCGCCGGGCCGGGGGAGGCCGACACCCGCGTCAGGGCCTCCACCTTCCACGCGCTCGCCGTGCCGGTGGAGACGGAGGAGGAGGCGCGGGCGGTGGTGGCGGGGCGGGCGAAGGAGATGTTCGACGCGGCGCACCACTGCTCGGCGTGGCGGCTGCGCGACGGGACGGGGCGCGCGAACGATGCGGGGGAGCCCTCCGGGAGCGCGGGGGCGCCGATCCTCGCCATGATCGACGGGGCGGGGGTGACGGACTGCTGCGTGGTGGTGACGCGCTACTTCGGGGGGACCAAGCTGGGAGTGGGCGGGCTGGTGCGGGCGTACGGGGAGGCCGCGGCGCTCGCGCTGGAGGCGGCGCCAAGGCGGGCGGGGATGCGCGCGGTGCGGCTGCGGGTGCGCTATCCGTACGAGCACACCGCCGCGGTCATGCGGATGCTGGAGCGCGTGGGGGCGGACGAGGTGGAGCACGGGTACGCCGAGGGAGGGAGCCTGGGCGAGGTGGAGTTCGCGGTCGGAGCGGGGGCCGAGGAGGCCGTCGCGGAGCTCCTGCGGGAGGAGACGGCGGGCTCGGTGGCGCCGGAGCGAACCGGGGAAACGGTGCTGTATCGGAACGAGATCCGGTGA
- a CDS encoding inositol-3-phosphate synthase, with protein MSNDIKNPRPAGGRLGILLPGLGAVSTTLIAGVELARRGLGRPIGSVTQMGTIRLGKRSEKRSPMIKDFVPLAELNDIVFGAWDPFPDNAYEAARKAGVLDKHEHIEPIADFLKSIEPMPAAFDQRYVKKLEGVHVKPGTSKREWAEALREDIRRFKAEKGCDRLVMVWCGSTEVFIRPGPVHQSLDAFEKALDENDDAIAPSMLYAYAALKEGVPYANGAPNLSVDFPAMLELAAQNEVPVAGKDFKTGQTLMKTVLAPAFKARMLGVDGWYSTNILGNRDGEVLDDPESFKTKEESKLGVLEYILQPEVYPELYGKIYHKVRINYYPPRGDAKEGWDNIDIRGWLDYPMQIKVDFLCRDSILAAPIVLDLALFLDLASRSGMHGIQEWLSFYLKSPMHAEEVYPEHDLFIQQMKLKNTLRWLMGEEQITHLGLEYYLDEVAELAGV; from the coding sequence ATGAGCAACGATATCAAGAACCCGCGCCCCGCCGGGGGCCGCCTCGGGATCCTCCTTCCCGGGCTCGGCGCCGTCTCCACCACCCTGATCGCCGGGGTGGAGCTGGCCCGGCGCGGCCTGGGCCGCCCCATCGGCAGCGTTACGCAGATGGGGACCATCCGCCTGGGCAAGCGCAGCGAGAAGCGCTCGCCCATGATCAAGGACTTCGTCCCCCTCGCCGAGCTGAACGACATCGTCTTCGGCGCGTGGGACCCGTTCCCGGACAACGCGTACGAGGCGGCGCGCAAGGCCGGCGTGCTCGACAAGCACGAGCACATCGAGCCCATCGCCGACTTCCTGAAGTCCATCGAGCCCATGCCGGCCGCCTTCGACCAGCGCTACGTCAAGAAGCTGGAGGGCGTGCACGTGAAGCCCGGCACCAGCAAGCGCGAGTGGGCCGAGGCGCTGCGTGAGGACATCCGCCGCTTCAAGGCCGAGAAGGGGTGCGACCGGCTGGTGATGGTGTGGTGCGGCTCCACCGAGGTGTTCATCCGCCCCGGCCCCGTGCACCAGTCGCTGGACGCCTTCGAGAAGGCGCTGGACGAGAACGACGACGCCATCGCCCCGAGCATGCTGTACGCGTACGCCGCGCTCAAGGAGGGCGTGCCCTACGCCAACGGCGCGCCGAACCTGTCCGTCGACTTCCCGGCCATGCTGGAGCTGGCCGCGCAGAACGAGGTGCCGGTGGCCGGGAAGGACTTCAAGACGGGGCAGACCCTGATGAAGACCGTCCTGGCGCCCGCCTTCAAGGCCCGCATGCTGGGCGTGGACGGCTGGTACTCCACGAACATCCTGGGGAACCGCGACGGCGAGGTGCTGGACGACCCGGAGTCGTTCAAGACCAAGGAGGAGTCCAAGCTCGGGGTGCTGGAGTACATCCTGCAGCCGGAGGTGTACCCGGAGCTGTACGGCAAGATCTACCACAAGGTGCGGATCAACTACTACCCGCCGCGTGGGGACGCGAAGGAGGGGTGGGACAACATCGACATCCGCGGGTGGCTGGACTACCCCATGCAGATCAAGGTGGACTTCCTCTGCCGGGACTCCATCCTCGCCGCGCCCATCGTGCTGGACCTGGCGCTCTTCCTGGACCTGGCCTCGCGCTCGGGGATGCACGGGATCCAGGAGTGGCTCTCGTTCTACCTCAAGAGCCCGATGCACGCGGAAGAGGTGTACCCGGAGCACGACCTGTTCATCCAGCAGATGAAGCTGAAGAACACGCTCCGCTGGCTCATGGGCGAGGAGCAGATCACGCACCTGGGGCTGGAGTACTACCTGGACGAGGTGGCGGAGCTCGCGGGCGTTTAG
- a CDS encoding CDP-alcohol phosphatidyltransferase family protein, with amino-acid sequence MGLRNPWVENTVLGLLDPVTDWLVRRGVHPNAITTAGFLVTCSAGLAFHWGSVPLGGLLVLLGGLFDVFDGRVARASGLASAFGSFYDSTLDRISEVVVFLGILSLYNDYRVELGDVGMIYTVLLAMAGSLMVSYTRARAEGLGIDCKVGMMQRPERIVLIGIAALFFGTLWQGLVLKGVLIAMAILTNFTAVQRIVWVYRFTRVPENASPTPPARHEPTRSSNQGQP; translated from the coding sequence ATGGGGCTTCGTAACCCCTGGGTGGAGAACACCGTCCTCGGTCTCCTGGACCCGGTGACCGACTGGCTGGTGCGCCGCGGGGTCCACCCCAATGCCATCACGACCGCGGGGTTCCTCGTCACCTGCTCGGCCGGCCTCGCCTTCCACTGGGGGAGCGTCCCCCTGGGCGGGCTGCTGGTGCTCCTGGGCGGGCTGTTCGACGTCTTCGACGGGCGGGTGGCGCGGGCCAGCGGGCTCGCCTCAGCGTTCGGCTCGTTCTACGACTCCACGCTGGACCGGATCTCCGAGGTGGTCGTCTTCCTGGGGATCCTTTCGCTGTACAACGACTACCGCGTCGAGCTGGGCGACGTGGGGATGATCTACACCGTGCTGCTGGCCATGGCCGGCTCGCTCATGGTGTCGTACACCCGCGCCCGCGCCGAGGGGCTGGGGATCGACTGCAAGGTGGGGATGATGCAGCGCCCCGAGCGGATCGTCCTCATCGGCATCGCCGCGCTCTTCTTCGGCACTCTGTGGCAGGGACTGGTGTTGAAGGGGGTGCTGATCGCCATGGCGATCCTGACCAACTTCACCGCGGTCCAGCGGATCGTCTGGGTGTACCGTTTCACGCGGGTCCCGGAGAACGCGTCGCCGACCCCGCCGGCCCGCCACGAACCGACACGCTCCAGCAACCAAGGCCAACCATGA
- a CDS encoding YlbF family regulator, which produces MDAMWERAREVGRLLAQTDEYKALKRANDRLSDDREAVTRMNRLAELQDELALSLHRGAEPSQELQDEYERLVGEIQGNSVYQGLVAAQSNFDRVMTRINEEIARGIEAGAQSRIILPS; this is translated from the coding sequence ATGGATGCGATGTGGGAGAGGGCGCGCGAGGTGGGCCGGCTGCTCGCGCAGACCGACGAGTACAAGGCCCTGAAGCGCGCCAACGACCGGCTCTCCGACGACCGCGAGGCGGTGACGAGGATGAACCGCCTGGCGGAGCTGCAGGACGAGCTGGCGCTCTCGCTGCACCGCGGCGCGGAGCCGTCGCAGGAGCTGCAGGACGAGTACGAGCGGCTGGTGGGGGAGATCCAGGGGAACTCCGTCTACCAGGGGCTGGTCGCCGCGCAGAGCAACTTCGACCGCGTGATGACGCGGATCAACGAGGAGATCGCGCGCGGGATCGAGGCCGGCGCGCAGAGCCGGATCATCCTCCCCTCCTGA
- the prmC gene encoding peptide chain release factor N(5)-glutamine methyltransferase has translation MSSEAERKVWTVMEMVRWTEGYLRERGFENPRLNAELLLAGTLRLKRLDLYLQFDRPLTPEELAEFKVRLRRRAKREPLQYIEGEAAFRDLVLRVDRRVLIPRSETEILVDTVLAWARGREGLHALDVGTGSGAIALSLATEGPFARVAATDVSADALEVARANHAAAAPASPVEFHHGPVYAPVRGQSFDVVVSNPPYVGEAERDSLGAEVRDWEPALALFAGDAGLDVIREIVSGAPEMLRPGGLLALEIGWRQAEAVSELIRAADGLTEPVVRRDLEGRDRIVTAERGNRE, from the coding sequence GTGTCTTCGGAAGCAGAGCGTAAGGTCTGGACCGTCATGGAGATGGTCCGCTGGACGGAGGGGTACCTTAGGGAGCGCGGGTTCGAGAATCCCCGCCTCAACGCGGAGCTGCTTCTCGCCGGGACGCTGCGCCTCAAGCGGCTCGACCTCTACCTCCAGTTCGACCGGCCGCTGACCCCGGAAGAGCTGGCCGAGTTCAAGGTCCGGCTCCGGAGGCGTGCGAAGCGGGAGCCGCTGCAGTACATTGAGGGTGAAGCCGCCTTCCGCGACCTGGTCCTCCGCGTCGACCGACGCGTCCTGATCCCCCGCTCCGAGACCGAGATCCTGGTGGACACGGTGCTCGCCTGGGCACGGGGGAGGGAAGGGCTGCACGCGCTGGACGTGGGGACCGGATCCGGCGCCATCGCACTGAGCCTGGCGACCGAGGGCCCCTTCGCCCGCGTGGCCGCCACGGACGTCTCCGCCGACGCGCTGGAGGTTGCGCGCGCCAACCACGCCGCGGCGGCCCCCGCGTCGCCGGTCGAGTTCCACCACGGGCCGGTCTACGCGCCGGTTCGCGGCCAGAGCTTCGACGTGGTGGTCTCCAACCCGCCGTACGTCGGCGAGGCGGAGCGCGACTCGCTGGGCGCCGAGGTGCGCGACTGGGAGCCGGCGCTGGCGCTCTTCGCGGGCGATGCAGGGCTGGACGTGATCCGCGAGATCGTGTCCGGGGCGCCGGAGATGCTCCGGCCGGGGGGGCTGCTGGCCCTGGAGATCGGCTGGCGGCAGGCGGAGGCGGTATCCGAGCTGATTCGCGCCGCGGACGGCCTCACCGAGCCCGTGGTGCGCAGGGACCTGGAGGGGCGCGACCGGATCGTCACCGCAGAACGGGGCAACAGGGAGTGA
- the prfA gene encoding peptide chain release factor 1, translated as MDDRIREIERRHEELSQRLADPQVLADSKRLRDLSREHTHLSQIVETAGRLRRAQEELAGAHALLEEEGDADMRALAAAEAESLSAEVERLDEALRLLLVPRDPLDDRDAVVEIRAGTGGDEAALFAGDLLRMYQRFAEGRGWQVELVSLSEGTMGGVKDAVFVARGAHAYGDLRYESGVHRVQRVPATETQGRIHTSAATVAVLPEAEEVDVQIDPGEIRIDVFRASGAGGQHVNKTESAVRITHLPTGLVVSCQDEKSQHKNKDRALGVLRSRLLDLRIAEQEAERARDRKLQVGTGDRSAKIRTYNFPQSRVTDHRIGYTTHALQQVLDGGLDELIERLKLASQDERDRAA; from the coding sequence ATGGACGACCGTATCCGGGAGATCGAGCGCAGGCACGAGGAGCTTTCCCAGCGCCTCGCCGACCCCCAGGTCCTCGCCGACTCGAAGCGCCTCCGCGACCTTTCGCGCGAGCACACCCACCTCTCGCAGATCGTCGAGACGGCGGGGCGGCTCCGCCGCGCGCAGGAGGAGCTCGCCGGTGCGCACGCCCTTCTCGAGGAGGAGGGCGACGCCGACATGCGCGCCCTCGCCGCAGCCGAGGCGGAGTCGCTTTCCGCCGAGGTGGAGCGGCTGGACGAGGCGCTGCGCCTCCTGCTCGTCCCCCGCGACCCGCTGGACGACCGCGACGCCGTCGTGGAGATCCGCGCCGGGACGGGCGGCGACGAGGCCGCGCTCTTCGCGGGCGACCTGCTGCGCATGTACCAGCGCTTCGCGGAGGGGCGCGGCTGGCAGGTGGAGCTGGTCTCCCTGTCCGAGGGGACCATGGGCGGCGTGAAGGACGCCGTGTTCGTGGCCCGCGGCGCCCACGCCTACGGAGACCTCCGCTACGAGTCGGGGGTGCACCGCGTGCAGCGCGTCCCGGCCACCGAGACGCAGGGACGGATCCACACCTCCGCCGCCACGGTGGCCGTGCTCCCGGAGGCCGAGGAGGTGGACGTGCAGATCGACCCCGGCGAGATCCGTATCGACGTGTTCCGCGCCTCCGGCGCCGGCGGGCAGCACGTCAACAAGACCGAGTCCGCCGTGCGCATCACCCACCTCCCCACTGGGCTGGTGGTGAGCTGCCAGGACGAGAAGTCCCAGCACAAGAACAAGGACCGCGCCCTCGGCGTCCTCCGCTCGCGCCTCCTGGACCTGCGCATCGCCGAGCAGGAGGCGGAGCGCGCCCGCGACCGCAAGCTGCAGGTGGGCACCGGCGACCGCTCGGCCAAGATCCGCACCTACAACTTCCCCCAGAGCCGCGTCACCGACCACCGGATCGGCTACACCACCCACGCCCTGCAGCAGGTGCTCGACGGCGGCCTCGACGAGCTGATCGAGCGCCTGAAGCTCGCCAGCCAGGATGAGCGCGACCGTGCCGCCTAG